A window from Acidobacteriota bacterium encodes these proteins:
- a CDS encoding putative O-glycosylation ligase, exosortase A system-associated yields the protein MLRNLFVMSIAGVGIFYGLRGPFYVLLLYLWIAYFRPEQWVWGDFVGQLNLSFIAGLALVGSLLLSRERERIRLDLRTVVLFLFLLQSILSTALGPHAEYSWAYWPDLAKSLVVTYAVATLVSDRLRFRLTLLVIAVSLGFEASKQGWLQLLLNPGAKNVNRIPPFGDENGAALAMFMLTPLLLALASTAARRSEAVVHRFMAVGVVFRGIATYSRGGFLSAGVLGMLYFLRSRHKVRAAVGVGLLAGLILTVFPEKFWDRMETIRLAADRVINRDDDGGPETDRGDRSAMGRLHFWTVAVDMARDRPLTGVGYLGYNPSFDAYDFSGGEFGTHRSVHSAWFGVLAELGFPGLMLFGSTMLLALIACRRARRQARQGTIDAEFGVYATALETSLFVYAVGACFIPFQYVHIFWNIAGLTMALDRITKTAVAARAVDNAPAPAFGDAPVPSAVV from the coding sequence ATGCTGCGCAATCTGTTCGTCATGAGCATCGCCGGCGTGGGTATCTTCTACGGCCTTCGCGGCCCGTTCTACGTCCTCCTCCTCTACCTCTGGATTGCGTACTTCAGACCGGAGCAGTGGGTGTGGGGTGATTTCGTCGGACAGCTCAATCTGTCGTTCATCGCCGGATTGGCGCTCGTGGGATCGCTGTTGCTTTCTCGGGAGCGCGAGCGGATCCGGCTCGACCTGCGGACGGTCGTGCTCTTCCTGTTCCTGCTTCAGAGCATTCTCTCCACGGCGCTGGGTCCGCACGCGGAGTACTCGTGGGCTTACTGGCCCGATCTGGCGAAATCCCTCGTGGTGACGTACGCGGTGGCGACGCTCGTGAGCGATCGGCTGCGCTTCCGGCTCACGCTCCTGGTGATTGCCGTATCGCTCGGGTTCGAGGCGTCGAAGCAGGGATGGTTGCAACTGCTGCTCAACCCGGGAGCAAAGAACGTCAACCGCATTCCACCGTTCGGCGATGAAAACGGTGCCGCGCTGGCGATGTTCATGCTAACGCCGCTGCTGCTCGCGCTCGCGAGCACCGCCGCCCGGCGATCGGAAGCGGTCGTGCACCGTTTCATGGCAGTCGGGGTCGTGTTCCGGGGGATCGCGACCTATTCCCGCGGTGGATTCCTGTCAGCCGGCGTCCTCGGCATGCTGTATTTCCTGCGCTCGCGGCACAAGGTGCGCGCGGCAGTTGGAGTGGGGCTGCTGGCGGGGCTCATTCTGACCGTCTTTCCCGAGAAGTTCTGGGACCGGATGGAGACGATTCGCTTGGCGGCCGATCGCGTCATCAATCGCGACGATGACGGCGGCCCGGAGACTGATCGCGGGGACCGGTCGGCCATGGGACGGCTTCACTTCTGGACGGTCGCCGTCGACATGGCGCGCGACCGCCCGCTGACCGGTGTGGGTTATCTCGGTTACAACCCAAGCTTCGACGCGTACGATTTTTCGGGCGGCGAGTTCGGTACCCACCGCTCCGTCCACAGCGCGTGGTTCGGGGTGCTGGCGGAGCTTGGTTTCCCGGGTCTCATGCTGTTCGGCTCCACCATGCTGCTTGCCCTGATTGCCTGCCGGCGGGCGCGCCGGCAGGCCCGACAGGGCACGATCGACGCCGAGTTCGGCGTGTATGCGACCGCGCTGGAAACCAGTCTCTTCGTCTATGCGGTGGGGGCGTGCTTCATTCCCTTCCAGTACGTGCATATCTTCTGGAACATCGCCGGACTGACGATGGCGCTCGATCGGATCACGAAGACGGCTGTGGCGGCCCGGGCGGTGGATAACGCGCCCGCGCCGGCGTTCGGGGACGCGCCGGTACCATCCGCGGTCGTGTAG
- a CDS encoding sulfotransferase has product MTTGTAAVRVPEPAAMPSPTGANYAFIVGHYKSGSTWLANLLALHPDIRCLGETNVFRYAATQDIATATRNLFTSSYWSGGGLARLPRHRLAVAAAAVQGLWRQAPPRTARPSTLLDLSLLDQRALRRELLASRSGEDYCRRFFDFVGARLKPRAYLVEKTPNHVLVTPFIRSVFPEARLVAVYRDGRDVVVSDRFFSARRGRAWNFAASVEYWRRLIEAQRAYASKYGIFTCAYESLLEDGAGTVAGLLRFLGLPADEHVSAMLRYSSISFMTGRRPGDEDRGSFYRRGVRGDWRNHFTDEDKRRFKEIAGDLLIELGYERDGDW; this is encoded by the coding sequence ATGACCACCGGAACAGCGGCCGTTCGAGTGCCGGAGCCCGCGGCGATGCCCTCCCCGACGGGGGCCAATTACGCGTTCATCGTCGGGCACTACAAGAGCGGGAGCACGTGGCTGGCGAACCTGCTGGCCCTGCATCCGGATATCCGCTGCCTCGGCGAGACGAACGTCTTTCGTTATGCGGCCACGCAGGACATCGCCACGGCCACGCGTAACCTGTTTACCAGCTCGTACTGGAGCGGCGGCGGCCTCGCCAGGCTGCCGCGGCATCGGCTGGCGGTCGCGGCGGCCGCTGTGCAGGGGCTGTGGCGGCAGGCCCCCCCGCGGACCGCGCGTCCCTCGACGCTGCTGGATCTCAGCCTGCTCGACCAGCGCGCGCTCAGGCGCGAGCTGCTGGCCAGCAGGTCGGGCGAGGATTACTGCCGCCGCTTCTTCGACTTCGTGGGCGCGCGCCTCAAGCCGCGCGCGTACCTGGTCGAGAAGACGCCCAATCACGTGCTCGTGACCCCGTTCATCCGGTCGGTCTTTCCCGAGGCACGGCTCGTCGCCGTGTATCGCGACGGGCGCGATGTCGTCGTCTCCGATCGGTTCTTCTCGGCGCGGCGCGGCCGGGCGTGGAATTTCGCGGCGAGCGTCGAATACTGGCGCCGGCTGATCGAAGCGCAGCGCGCGTACGCGTCGAAGTACGGCATCTTCACCTGCGCTTACGAGTCGCTGCTCGAGGATGGCGCCGGGACGGTCGCCGGGCTGCTGCGGTTCCTGGGGCTCCCCGCCGACGAGCACGTGTCCGCGATGCTGCGCTACTCGTCGATCAGTTTCATGACCGGGCGCCGGCCGGGAGACGAGGACCGAGGAAGTTTCTACCGCAGGGGCGTCCGCGGCGACTGGCGGAATCACTTCACCGACGAGGACAAGCGCCGGTTCAAGGAGATCGCCGGCGACCTGCTGATCGAGCTGGGGTACGAACGCGACGGAGACTGGTGA
- a CDS encoding FemAB family PEP-CTERM system-associated protein, whose amino-acid sequence MSDAPLSVTEATCREEWDAFVDGHPEAAVYHRWEWRAIIARAFGHQTRYLVARTGGVMAGVLPLVAMRSPVFGRFVVSLPFVNYGGVLASAARTADALLGAAGALARAGGYSHVELRHRARRFGSLPFRAHKVAMELALPSTRDALFGLFDRKLRNQIRKSEKSGLDVAAGGRELLDAFYEIFATNMRDLGTPVYGRNLCEEVLQEVGPRAAVIVVSRGGEPLAAGITITYRDRVEMPWASALRRGREWCANQMLYWAAIGRAVDAHARQFDFGRSTIGDSHFEFKKQWGAVPDALHWEYLQVGGAALPDFSPASAKYRRAVAIWKRLPLPVTRLVGPHIVRCIP is encoded by the coding sequence ATGTCTGACGCGCCGCTCTCCGTGACCGAGGCCACCTGCCGCGAGGAATGGGACGCGTTCGTCGACGGGCACCCTGAGGCCGCCGTCTACCACCGCTGGGAGTGGCGGGCGATCATCGCGCGGGCGTTCGGGCACCAGACCAGATATCTGGTGGCAAGGACCGGCGGCGTGATGGCCGGGGTGCTGCCGCTCGTCGCAATGCGGTCGCCGGTCTTCGGGCGCTTCGTCGTGTCGCTGCCGTTCGTGAATTACGGCGGCGTGCTGGCGTCCGCCGCGCGCACGGCCGACGCGCTGCTCGGCGCGGCCGGCGCGCTGGCCCGCGCCGGGGGCTACAGCCACGTGGAGCTGCGCCACCGCGCGCGCCGATTCGGCTCGCTGCCGTTCCGCGCCCACAAGGTGGCGATGGAGCTGGCGCTGCCGTCCACCCGCGACGCGCTGTTCGGGCTGTTCGACCGCAAGCTGCGGAACCAGATTCGCAAGTCGGAGAAGAGCGGCCTGGACGTTGCCGCCGGAGGGCGGGAGCTGCTCGACGCCTTCTATGAGATCTTCGCGACCAACATGCGCGACCTGGGCACGCCGGTGTACGGCCGCAACCTCTGCGAAGAAGTCCTGCAGGAGGTTGGCCCGCGCGCGGCGGTGATCGTGGTCAGCCGCGGCGGAGAGCCGCTGGCGGCGGGCATCACGATCACGTACCGCGACCGCGTGGAGATGCCGTGGGCGTCGGCCCTGCGCCGCGGCCGCGAGTGGTGTGCGAACCAGATGCTCTACTGGGCGGCCATCGGGCGGGCCGTCGACGCGCACGCGCGGCAGTTCGATTTCGGCCGGTCCACCATCGGCGACAGCCACTTCGAGTTCAAGAAACAGTGGGGGGCCGTCCCGGACGCGCTCCACTGGGAGTACCTCCAGGTCGGCGGCGCCGCGCTGCCTGACTTCAGCCCCGCCAGCGCGAAATACCGCCGCGCGGTTGCGATCTGGAAACGCCTGCCGCTGCCGGTGACCCGCCTGGTTGGACCGCACATCGTGCGGTGCATTCCGTAG